CACTTTAAATTCTTAACTTCAAGTGACGGTGGATGCTATGTCACACAATGAATAAAGAAGTATGAAAAGACAAATGACAATGAATAGAGAAGTACGAAAAGACAAATGAAAAAGGCAGCTGGTATTCGTCTTTGATATATGCTTCTCTTTGTAAAAAAGACAAATCAAATGTGTTAAACTGTGCATCATCACCAAAAGTCTTCTCATCAAGcgtgaaaatatacatataattagcaaaTCTTCGAATATCTTACTTaaaatatttagtaatattcATTAGGGTGGTTTTATTTAAACtccacaatttattgaaaacatCCCACATTCAAAATTTCTTCTTACAGTTCCAATTTTACTCTTCATTTTGTTGAATCCACCTTACCTCTCACAAACAATAAAATCCCACAGCTACCCACCCTATAACCATAACCACAACTTTGCGGATGACCCCATTCAatcttaattttctttctttcgtaGTTATGCTTTTGTTTGGCATTTGACATAGGATTGAGGGGAATGATCATATATGCATTGGGCTACTATGATTATAGATGAAAATGCATCCTAGAAAACTATTAAAAACCCCTTTCCATTATTTCTATGATAGACTGTTTGGATGTTGCGataaattttttatcttttcctGATAAGCTAGTTTAGATTTATAAAGTGTATAGCTGCatgaaatttcaattttgtgTTTTGGCTGGGTTGAATGGAATCACCGGAGAAGGGTGGGTGGCTATGTGAGATTTTGTATTTGAGAGGTGGGGTGAATTCAACAAAATGAAGGATAAAGTTGGAATTACAGGGAGAAAATTTAATTGTGGGGTGTTTTCAACAAATTATGGGgtgtgaataaaaaaaaaaggtttttatcacaaatagtcccTGACATTGActtaactcatcattttggtccctgacattcgaaatcaataaatttggtcCCTCACATTCGATGCTACACATCAAAGTGGTCCTTCCGTTAATAATCTGTCAAATCCTCCGTTAAAAACGCATGTGCTGACCCACGTGACCCTTGAATGGAGGACATTTTCGTAAAATTGCCTCACCCACTACTTGGGTCGCTAGCCCCACCTTTTCGCTACCTTTTCCCTCTGATaccttttccttctttgtttagAGAGATATGAATAGGCTAGGGCTTGACAATGGGGATTTTGGCGAGAGATTAAGTTCTACTAGATTAGGactctaaaattctaaatttcgtGAAGGATCATTGAACTTCTGTGGATTGTGAGAAAATTTTAGTGACCTATAAGCATGTCGGAGAAATTTCGCAAATCTGGAAAGCCTCCAAAATATGGTGAGTATTTTGTATCTTCtttccatgatttttttttatacttttgatgGTTCCAATAGCCCTTCTTCATACCTTTGATATCTGGTGGTGGGGTTTGTGTAGTTTGAGATGGTGTGGGGTTAGGGTAGGTGATGAATATATGTATTGTTGTGGTCTTGTTCCCtttcttttgtcattttgtATTAAAGGTTGCATAGCTTTACTAATTTGGAGTTATTCAATGACATTGGAATGGTTGTTGTtgtgtatttttattgttttagtctTGATTGTATGACATGGACTTAGGGTTTTGACTGTAAAATGTGGCAAAAATAATTGACTTCTATTTAGAGGTTCAAAAACGAATTGACCATTGGATTTACTAATGTATTAAACAATATTTTGCAGCTAATCCTGATAAATTCACATATAAAATTTATCATGGGGGTCAAATTCTCAAGAAGGGAAATAAGGAACATTACAGTGGAGGTGAAATTATATACTTAGATTGGGTTTTTGGTGACTGCCAGTCCTTGGTTGAGTGTCATAACATAGCAAAGGAATTGGGGTACAAGGTGAAGTTGAGCCACTATAAAAAGTTGCAAGTGGGTATATTTGAAGAAATGGTATGTGATGCACAACTGACAAATTTAATCGATGATATGCCAAAGAATAAGGTAGTTGAATTATATATGGTTGACAAGAATGAGAAGGCAATTAGTGAAGGTGACAAGGGCACTGCTTCAAGTAATGTGGTGAAAGAGTTTGAGATAGCACAATCCTTGAATTGGGatgatggatttgatgaattttgGCAACTTGGGGAATTGACAATAgaaaagcaaagagaaaaaggaGATTTTACTATATACACTCAGGGAAAAAATAGGGATGATGAAGATGTTGAGGAAGATGAAAGTGAACAAGTTGAAAATGAGGAGGAAATAATCAAAGATAGTGATTATGACCAAGATTCAAAGCAAGAAAATGAGCATGTACATAAGAATGAGTTGGATGATGATTTGTTCGAAAAACATGTCGACAACCCAATTGAAGAGGTTCCTGAGGAGATGGGGTTTGCTAGGGAAATTTCTGACAATGAAGCCATTTCTGGGGACCTTTATTAGAGTTCTGAGGAAGAAGATGGTGCTGAGGTGTCCAgcaagaaaaagaggaagaaaccTATGCCAAAGTTTAAACAATGGCATAGAGCTACAAATTTGAAGAATCCAGATTTTTGCATGGGTATGTTGTTTCCTAATAAACAACAGTTGAATGAGGCAATATTGTACTACACTGTGAAAAATGGGCGGAATGTTTGGTTCAAGAAGAATGACAAGGAGAGAATCAGAGCAATTTATATGAAGGGTTGCCCGTTTGTGATTTATGGTTCAAGATTACATGAGTCAACAACTTTCCAAATCAAAACTTTTGAAATGAATCACGTTTGTACAAgggatgaaaatgttttttggttgaattctaagtttctAGCTGAGAGATATGCAAATGAATTGATGATTGACCCTGATTGGTCTATTGAATTATTTAGACCTACAATTCAAAAGGATTACAGACAAGAAGTGACCACCCAACAGATTTATCGGGCAAGGCAAAGGGCTGAGAAACTAAATAGAGGAACTTGGGTGGAACAATACAACAAACTTGAGCAATATGCTGCTATTTTAAAGCAAACTAATCCTGGTTCAATAGTGTTCATAAAGACACAAATGCGTGGTGATATACGCATATTTCAGAGAATGTACATTTGTTTTGATGCATGTAAGATTGGTTTTAAGCAAGGATGTAGGCCTGTTATAGGATTGGACGGTTATTTTGTGAAAGGGCAGCATCCAGGGCAAATTTTGGCAGCAGTAGGCATTGATGGCAACAATGGGATGTTCCCAATTGCTTATGCAGTTGTGGAAATTGAAAATCAGAGTACATGGGAGTGGTTTTTGGAGATTTTAATAGATGATTTGAGTATGGAGAATTCAGCAACATATGCTTTCATTACAAACAAGCAGAAGGGGTTAGGGAATGCAATTCAACGACTAATGCCCAATGCAGAGCATAGGCATTGTGTGAGGCATTTGTATAATAACTTCAAGAAAAAATACAGTGGTCTTGCCTTGAAACAAACTTTGTGGGAAGCAGCAAGAGCTACAACCATTCCTTGGTGGCAAGACATCATGGATAACCTACAACAAGAAAATAAAGATGCTTGTGATTGGTTACATGTTAAACCAGCATATAATTGGAGTAGGTCACATTTTAGGACATATTACAAATGTGACATCTTACTTAACAACTTGTGTGAGGCTTTCAATGCATCAATTGTCAAGGCAAGGGACAAACCAATTTTGACAATGTTGTAAATCATAAGAAAGAACCTGACAGTGAGGATGGCAAATAGAAGAGTTGCTACCTTGAAATGGAAAGGATCTGTGGGGCCAAGAAttgagaaaattattgaaaaattgaagtaTGAAAGTGGGCATTGCATTGCATATCTAGCTGGAGATATGAAATATCAAGTCTCACACCTTTCTGGAAGAGAGTTCGTAGTTGACTTGGCTGCTAGAACTTGTTCTTGCAGGAGATGGGATCTTTGTGGAATCCCATGTCCTAATGCTATTGCCTGTATTTTGAGGAAGGGACAAGATGTTGCCTTGTATGTTGATGACTGTTACAAGAAAGCAACATACCTAAAGGCTTATGCACCAGTTATTTCACCATTGCCTGGCCAAGATCAATGGGACAAGCCTAGTAATGAGACCACCAGAATTGATCCTCCCATTTACAAGAAGCAAACTGGAAGACCAAAGAAAAAGAGGGCTAAAGATCCTAGTGAAGAGCCCCTAGTTACAAGTCATGAAGGGAAGAAGTTGAAAAGATGGATTTATACCAAGCCATATGCATGTAGGTCATGTGGGCAAGAAGGCCATACTTCCAAGACATGTGGAAAGCAACAAAATCAAGCATCTACTAGTCAATCCACTCAAGGAGTAACTCAATCTACTAACAATAAGCCTACATCAACTCAAACAAGAAAGGTATGTGTGAAGTTTGAAGAGTAGAaatctttgtattttttttaattgtaataAGGTATGTGGAAGATGCGGAAGGTGTGGcataattcatttttattttcaatttttataatgTGAAGTTGTGTATTGATATCTTGAGTATGTAGGTGGGAAGGGGCAGTGGAATGGTTAGAGGAAGAGCCATGGGAAGAGGTACATGCAGAGAAAGAGGCATGATTTCAAGCTCATAACCCACCATTCCACCAATTCAACATGTTCAGTCAACCCAAGGATTTGGTGCAAAGAGAGGAAAGCCATGGAAGCCTTGAAGGATTTGGTGAAAATTTGGCAgcttagttgtgtttttaaagTCTTCGAAAACTATCTAAATATGtaaggttttttgtttttgcattcGAAAACATGagatgttgttgttgtttaatGTTTTTGGAATTGAATGGGTATGTTGTTATGAACAATGGTTATTTCTTTTAGAACGATATGCTATTGACAGTGAAATATGCAAATTAATAGATGTTGTATCTTATGTGTTTGAGCATATGTCATTTTGAAATGGTATATTTCTTTTGGAATGATATGCTATTAGCATTTTGCACAAAACATTTATTGGCTGGGCATTTTTTTTATAGTGGGAAAATGCCTCATTTTAACTTTTCGAAGGGAAACAATCACAAATGTTTGTCGTCGAATTCAGCAAGAAAGGGAAAAGGTTGAGTGAGTCTGCACGTGAGTCCTAATAATCTAAGTATAACTGATTCTCTCTCTAAGCAGAAGGAAAATGTATCAGGGGGAAAGGGTATTATCGAAAAGCTAGGGCTAGTAACCCAAGTAGTGGGTGAGGCAATTTTACGAAAATGTCCTCCATTCAAGGGTCACGTGGGTCATCACATGCGTTTTTAACAGAGGATTTGACAGATTATTAACGGAAGGACCACTTTGATGTGTAGCATcgaatgttagggaccaaatttattgatttcgaatgtcagggaccaaaatgatgagttaagccaatgtcagggaccatttgtgataaaaaccctaaaaaaaatgagttttaacgaaaaactcacggtactgttcactttaacgaaaaaccacatttttacactaaaaaaatcaaacctggtactattcactttaccttttattttgtccttatcattaaaactcaaagttttcaaaatcttttaattagttttctaataaaaaaaaaccctattcATTCAGGTCTTCCATAGTAAGTCTGAAAAAAATGAGTGTACGCTAATTTATAGGACTTGTAtataaatcacatttttacattggGCCGCAAAATTTAAGTTTGATATAAATTTATTGAAATCatgaatttaatatattaaACTCTATCAAACTCATGATTCAGGTATCAATCAATATGTTGACTCTTGCATGCAATTAATTTTAGGTGTGAGGAAGCTCCCTGGCTTTCTGTCTGTTGCCTCTTGCATGCAATTTATTTtagggaaaatttgaaataggtccaattttataggcttattttttaaataagttcaatttttaatgatttttgacttttgaaataggtctaCTTTTTAATTACTTTGGATCCATATcaaaatatctctttattcTAGGTCGTTTTGGGGACTATCAGATCTAGAGAGTCAAAGATGAAAACAAGTGGATGGATATATAGTAATTACTGTATATTCGACTTTTGTGAATGTATGAATTAAACTCAAAGTGCCTTATTTATATAGACAGGAATCAAATTCAAGTGAATTGTTTTGATTACAGTCACCTTACCCACACTCTTAATTTTTTACCGtcaaatcgaatgaattgaagaatatcaatgaccgaaaattaaaaagaatgtatgaaaagtaaaaattgaTGTGTGGATACCACTTTCCAAAAATAATTACTCAACATCAGTCAAATGAGTAGGGTGACTTTGTGATCATCTCGTGTTTGATTTCCTAatttggttatatatatatatatatatatataatttcattctacactccttacaattgtatttttttctttctaattatagaaagtttggagtgccaaataacaatttcctatatatatatatagagtatAAAGATTTGATGATCAAAAATAGGGAATTCTTATTGACATCTAGTAAGGTTATTATGGACTCTCTCGTAGTAttatttctttcttaattttatttatacgAAGAGCGTAAGTTGACtattttggagtgtcaataacaccATATAAAACAAAGGTTGAACTTAAGCTTACCATGCTTGACTCCCGcagacatttttatttttttttacaacgcAAGCAGAAGTTAGAGAACAAAAGCATTTAGTATTATTCCATTACACTGTACGTTCCATATATATAGTTAGAAATTGGGTATTAGTTGCGCTCATGCGCACGATGATGTTATTAAagttttttcaattcaaacacttACGAAGAAAGAACGATAgtcattaataattaattttaatacTACAATAACGACATATACTGAATACAAATTTCAACATTACTGCAAAAATAACAAACTCAAAGAATTAAACTAAAGTGGACAAGCTTTCCAAAAGCGACTAAAAAAACCCTACAACATTAagggctgatttggtattgctgttctttgaaaaaaaaactgctgtgagaataagcggctgtgttgtgagaataagtggctgtgaaaaaaatcagcagagtgttttgtaaacttttttgtaaaagtgcttttggaaaaaaaagctgtctgatagtgggtcttttcattaaaggagcactgtagctctgtgtgctttgaaaaaaagccagttttccaaagctgcaaatagcagcttcagcttttccctttgatttcagcttattctcacaacagcttccaaaataagctctttttttcagtttaccatacacctaaaaccctcaaagttttttttcatgggtgttttttttttaagcacctcactcccaaaccacccctaaagTCTAGCATAGCTAGTATTCGAGCCTACATAGCGTAAACAACCAAAACTTGAAATAAATTCATAAGCAGCACCACGATTTGAAGCCAGACCGCCATTAATCTAATCCCATTTAACCAAGAATCTGTAAAACAATAGGTGGATCATGAAATAGAAAACCGGTATGTATTTCCTAAGAAACAAGTCATATACGTCTAATCATACATAATTAATCCGACTTTTGTATTGGTGTAATAGAAGATTATGCATATATTTTGGTGAAAAGGTGGGGTGGTTGGTTGAACTACaaaggttgaagttgaacatgaTCGGAAGGTtgttaattatatatttaagaTAACTTAAGGTTACCCAATTtcgtaattttttaattattaatttgtttcaaaatttcaacaatATATTGTTATAATTTGACTAATTAGATACTTTGGGTATTGGTTATTGGAGATGCAGTCCCTATCATATTCAAAGAAGAACAATCAAACAACGGCTGCATGACTTATTGAGGACATAATTGATCTCTATCTATGACCTCTAAAGAAAATAAGCAACCACAACGACATCATTTAATCGAGACAcaatctcaaattctcaataatCTCTAACAAGGAATCAACTATTAATTCCCTCATCAACGGAAAGAACATAATACTTTCCCTGCGACAAGAAGTAACTGAAGAGTTGACCTATAAGAGAGATCAATTATATTGTTAATAAGAGTAACACTACCCAAACATATAAAACTAACAAATTTGTTGACATACAATAAATATTTGTGCAACTAAAACATTTGTGTGAAATTGTGACACCACGTGATGGTGTTCAGGATACACCATAAATTTGCCcatcactactacaatattagctttaggtgacGGAAGATggtggcggatattagaaaatcctgtcggataaattatatccgacacatcatttaattagtggcggatattaaaaaaataatgtcagttatatccgacataaagTCCTAGCGGATATTTAGTGGCGGATATCAAAAAataatgtcggttataaccgacagtatttttgaattcttttattaaatattttttttacagatgctggcggtttttaagttaatggtggcgtttataaccgacagaaatgaaaattttaatattttaaaatgttatattgataaaaaataaataataattattttatttttttaaattgtaacaaaattttggggggaatttaaaattttggaggAGAGAACTTCaaattttgggagggaatttTTGCCCCCAtttttttctgtcggttttatacCCCATTTTTGCCCCCACTCAGacgctctctctccctctctctctctcgttcgtTTATTCATTATTCTCTATTCACTTCTTCATTATTCTTCCAGATTTTTCCAATTCCTCCTCTGAAATCCCCAAAAACACATACCCAGCTGCAGTCTCTATCTCTCCAGTAATGAAAATCCAAATCCAAGCCTAGCGTCATTTAGCATTGCCCCAGACCTCCtctatcatcatcttcatttcTCACCCCCTGGCATGGTGATTTCCTCAAAGCTGAGGTTTGCACTGGCGATTTCTGATTCCATTCTCTCAGAGGTAAAGGTTCTCCCcttttcttctttgattttATTGTTGAAACGTAAATCAcaagaacaaaaagaagaaattaccCATGCATGCTTTTCTTTTGTGCAGGAGATTCGGATCTGTAAAACATCCGAGAGAGATGGTGAAGATAACCACTGCATGTCATAGATCCGAGAAGCATGAAGGTTCCAGATCAGAAAAACAAGgtaaaaaaaacaaggaaatgaCCGACCAAGAACCTAACGCGCTGGCTCCGACGACAACGGGGATGATCATCGACGATACGTACGAGTTCTCAGCTCCGCGCTTCTTCAATTTCATAAAGGATGAGAGCAAAGACGACAAGCGCAAGGCCGAGCTCTAGTTTGACTGCGCTCTCCCTTATGATTTTTTAGGGTTTCCATTTTGCTAAATCCTTCAGATCTTCGCCTCCTCCTTACCAATTTCGTCCCAATTTTCCAATTTTCAGGTACGATTAAGGCATTCTCAAGTCGGTAAAACTCCCATTTTTCTTCTCCACTCAGTTCCCCTACCAGATCTGAGCCGGGTCTGGGTCGTCGGATTTGCTCGAATTTTGCTTAATTTCAGGATTCGAGCAAATCCGACGACCCAGACCCGGCTCAGATACTCTCAATACTCTCAATAGGACTGGTATTATACGTTTATTGTTGGTTTTTAAACAGACACTAATGGGTACTTTTGTAGTAGTGCATGTTCAGGATACACCATAAAATTGGTCGTTAACACGAGCAAATTATTAGTGTTAAAGAGTGGTATGTCATTGGATAAGATGTCCGATAATTATTAGTAAGCACTATATTCAATGGTGATATTTATGAGATGAAATAAGAATTTCAACTATCAACCACCCGATTGGAGAGACAAGGacgaatctctctctctctctctcgttgcTCTCTCACCCAGCCCCTTTTCCTCCCCTAACAAACCCTAACTCGTAGTCGTCATAGCCGCTGGCCCTTTACTATGGCCTGGGGCCAGTGGTAGCCCATCCATATCTCCTCCTAACTTTCATTTCATTCCTTTTTTCCCTCATCATTCTCCTCTTATCCTCTCTGCCGCCCTCTTTTTTCCTCACCTCTCAACTTTTTCTACActttttctcttctctttcccCGTTTTCCCATTCACCGTTTTTGTCTTGGCTATCTCATGGTTTCGTGTCTCCTACCCAGATTCAGGTTATACCTTTCTCAAGGTCCCTTCATTGATTTGGGGATTGATTTGtgatttggttttggattggGGTTGTTGGTAGGTCAGAGCCACTTTTGTCAAACTAATTTGGTTTAGTGATACtctttttgacttttttttgtTGCAGCGGCGCCTTATGTGCTCAGATCTATTGCAGCGATGCCTTCTATGCTCAGATCTGTGTGGCGTCGCTTTGGAATCTTGTTGTTACAAAGCCTTAGGCGAGCACATCTAAGGGGTTGCATGGCCTGTAGACAAGTATATGTATAAGGATCGATTACAACTAAACCAATATGACAGTGCCTAAAATGATAATCAAAACTATGCATGACAATATTAAATGCAGTATGTGTATATTTACTTGGAGTGGAAGATAGTGAAGCCATGATCTTGTCTTCTCTTCTCTTGGATTCAGAAATAGTATCTCAATACTCTCAATAGGACTGGTATTCGATATGAGAACAAGTAGTACCTGAGAAGAGAGACCAAAATCGACTTTATATGCTGCAACTGTATCTCCCTATCAGAGATGCAGTTGCTGTCAGTTTGTGTAGGTTACAACTGCCTTTTATTTGAATTGATAACCACCTTTAGTTTTCCCTCTAATATAGAATTAATTCGGTGTAATTCATATAATTGAGTCCTTACATAATACAACCCTTTCACTTGTATATCTGCATTGTGGTTTAAATGGCACTCACATATAAGTcattcttacattctcccacatgAGTGAGATTAAACCATCATTCTTAATTGTAAAATATAAAAGTGAAATGTGATCACAGATTGTATAAATTAAGTGACTCTTACAACCATATACTGCAAGTTCATCTGTCGAGTTTTAAGGCCACACAACATTGAATACAATGTTTATACCTCAAAACCACAAACTGATTAAGCTCCAGCAAATTCTTGTTGTAGTCGAGAGAATAAAAAATTTTGGGACTTAATTGCTTGTAAATCAAGCACTCCCACATTTCTTTTGGTCACAATATACTGCAGATATCTTAATTGCTTTAAACATTTGCAATTGCATTAATCATCATTAACATAACATATGAATTCATATTAACAGCTTTTGCAACTTAAATACATACTTGTGCATATTACTCCCACATTTAACGAACATAAAAAACCGAATGCAATCCCATCCGTAATACATGCTTGTTGAAGACTGTAACATTTAATGCTTTTGTCAATGGATCTGTGACCATGTCATGTGTACTGATATGTTGTATATCAATCACACCCTCTCTGACTTTATCTTGAACTTTCAAGTATTTAATATCCATAAGCCTTGATGCCTATGATCTCTTGTTGTTTTTAGCAAAGAATACTGCAGCTGTATTATCACAGTAAAGCTTGATTAGCCTTTCAATGCTTCTCACAATCTTCATCTCATAAATTAAGTTTTTGATCCAGTTACATTGTTTCATTGCCTCAAAACAACCAATATATTCATACTCCATAGTAGATACTACCCTTGTAGTTTGTTTCTTGCTCCTCCATGAGACAACATCACCACACAGTAAGAAAATGTATCCATTTGTAGACATTCTATCATCAATGCATCCACCTAAGTCAGCATCAGTGtagcataccaattccaaatcATCTACATGGTGATAACACAACACATATGACTGAGTTCTTTTCATGTATCTTAATACCTTCTTACCTGCATTCCAGTGAGCCAATCCTGGATTCGATTGAAACCTTCCTAAAAAACTTAACACAAAAGCCAAATCAGGCCTTGTACATACTTGAGCATACATCACACTGCCAATTAAATAAGCATAAGGCTTGTCCTTCATTGTCTGCACTTCATAGTCAGTAATGGGGCACTGAGATAAAGACAATTTGTCACCCTTGCCAAGTGGTATATCTCCTCCACTGCAATTCTCCATATTAAACCTTTTGAGAACCTTATCAACATAAGCTTTCTGTGACAACCCTAACCATCTCTCGGATCTGTCCCTAGTAATCTTAATGTTAAAACATAGTGTGCTGCACCTAAATCCTTCATGTCAAAGTTACTTGACAACATATTTTTGGTTTCTTCAAGTAAAATAACATTTGAACTGGCAAGTaaaatgtcatccacataaagaaccataaaaataaaattagacttCACCATTTTGAAGTAGATACAATTGTCAATTTTGTTCTCCACAAAGCCAAAAGCTGCTACAACTTGATCAAACTTTTTGTACCATTGTCTAGAGGCCTGTTTGAGTCCATATATTGACTTGTTAAGCTTACAAACCATATCTTCCTTCCCCCTTTCAATGAATCCAAGTGGCTGGTGCAtgtatatttcttcatcaaGACTACCATTGAGAAAAGCTGTTTTGACATCCATCTGGTGTAATTCAAGATTGAAATGTGCAGTGAGTGCCATGATCACTCGAAAAGAATCTTTTGTGGAAACTGGAGAAAAAGTTTCATTGTAGTCTAGACCCTCATTTTGAGTAAAACCTTTTGCCACTAACCTTGCCTTGTATCTCTCAATTTGTCCCCGAGAATCCCTCTTGGTTTTatacacccatttacaaccaatgGATTTTACGTTGTCTGGAGGCAAAACTAAAGTCCAAACACTATTCTTGTACATAGAGTCTAGTTCATCTTCCATTGCAGCTTGCCAACTTGAGGACTTAGAACTTTCCATAGCTGCTTTGTAAGTAGTTGGATCATCATGATCACCAATGTCAAACTCTACTTCTTGCAAATAACATAAGTAATCACTAGGAATGGCAGATCTCTTAGGCCTACTGGATTTCCTTGGTTGAACCATAGGGGGTGATAACACGGGAACTGAAGTGGATGCAATAGGCTGCTCAGATGAAATGGAAATGGGAAATGATGTAGTAGGCTGCAATGAATCAGCAACAATCGCTGAATTTGGAACTGCATTTGTTGGCGACAAAGGTAAAGATGTAATGTTATTTGGCTGAGAAGTTACAAGTGGCACAGGTATAAGAATCTTAGTATTTGCTTGTTCAATGGTCTGTGATGCATCATTTATCTCTTCAAATTCATAAGAATTCCTGGAATGGGAATGTAAAGCTCCACAATCTTCAAGAAACTTGGCATTGTTGCTCTCCACTATTCTGGTGAATGAATTAGGACAGTAAAACCTGAAGCCTTTGGATTTTTCTGCATAACCCACAAAATAACAACTAGTGGTCCTCATGTCTAATTTCTTTTCATTGGGATTATAGAGTCTAGATTCACACCTACAACCCCAAGTATGAAAGTGAGCTAGACTAGGTTTTCTTCCTGTCCATCTTTCGAATGGTGTGGATGCAACAGCTTTAGTTGGTACTCGATTTAAAATGTAAGTTGCTGTTTTGATTGCTTCTCCCCAAAGAAATTCTGGCATTTGTGAATGAGAAAGCATACTCCTCACCATCTCCTTTAAGGTTCGGTTTCTTCGTtctgcaacaccattttgtGATGGTGTACCAGGAGTTGTATATTGAGCTGCAATTCCTTCTTGTTCCAGAAAAAGGGCAAATGGTTCCTTTTGTTGTCCTTTCTCTGTGTACCTTCCATAATATTCACCTCCACGATCGGACCTTACAACTTTAATTGATTTTCCCAATTGTTTT
Above is a window of Malus sylvestris chromosome 15, drMalSylv7.2, whole genome shotgun sequence DNA encoding:
- the LOC126602828 gene encoding uncharacterized protein LOC126602828, which gives rise to MPKFKQWHRATNLKNPDFCMGMLFPNKQQLNEAILYYTVKNGRNVWFKKNDKERIRAIYMKGCPFVIYGSRLHESTTFQIKTFEMNHVCTRDENVFWLNSKFLAERYANELMIDPDWSIELFRPTIQKDYRQEVTTQQIYRARQRAEKLNRGTWVEQYNKLEQYAAILKQTNPGSIVFIKTQMRGDIRIFQRMYICFDACKIGFKQGCRPVIGLDGYFVKGQHPGQILAAVGIDGNNGMFPIAYAVVEIENQSTWEWFLEILIDDLSMENSATYAFITNKQKGLGNAIQRLMPNAEHRHCVRHLYNNFKKKYSGLALKQTLWEAARATTIPWWQDIMDNLQQENKDACDWLHVKPAYNWSRSHFRTYYKCDILLNNLCEAFNASIVKARDKPILTML
- the LOC126602829 gene encoding uncharacterized protein LOC126602829, whose product is MANRRVATLKWKGSVGPRIEKIIEKLKYESGHCIAYLAGDMKYQVSHLSGREFVVDLAARTCSCRRWDLCGIPCPNAIACILRKGQDVALYVDDCYKKATYLKAYAPVISPLPGQDQWDKPSNETTRIDPPIYKKQTGRPKKKRAKDPSEEPLVTSHEGKKLKRWIYTKPYACRSCGQEGHTSKTCGKQQNQASTSQSTQGVTQSTNNKPTSTQTRKVGRGSGMVRGRAMGRGTCRERGMISSS
- the LOC126601753 gene encoding uncharacterized protein LOC126601753, with amino-acid sequence MVISSKLRFALAISDSILSEVKVLPFSSLILLRFGSVKHPREMVKITTACHRSEKHEGSRSEKQGKKNKEMTDQEPNALAPTTTGMIIDDTYEFSAPRFFNFIKDESKDDKRKAEL